The genomic stretch AATCAACGGCGAGACTCCAACGCAGCGACGCAGGAGCGAAGCGACGAGGAAGTGAGGATATCCCGACGCTGAATCAGAGATTACAGCGCGGGACTTATGTTCTCGCGCTCTTGCCAGTTAAATTTTGTGCAAAGTGCTTCTGGAAGTGATTTGGAAACGGTAACAAGGGTTTTTGAGGATTCCATTCCAACGATTATTGAAGCCTATGCTCAAGTGGGCGTTGGCTTGTTGCTATTTACGATTGGTTTGGAATCCGACCTAGACGAATTATTAAAAGTCGGTGTGCAAGCCTCTGCTGTTGCTGTGGTTGGGGTCGCTTTGCCTTTTCTCCTGGGATATTTAGGGTTAACCTTTCTGTTTGGGGTTCCTGCTTTACCCGCCCTATTTGCTGGCGCAGCACTCACCGCAACCAGTATCGGCATTACCGCAAAAGTGCTGAGCGATTTAGGGGTTTTGCAGTCCCCAGAAGGACAGACCATCCTTGGCGCTTCCATCCTTGATGACATTCTTGGGGTAGTCATTTTAGCAGTTGTGGTCAGTATTGTTGAAAAAGGGCAGGTGGAACTGGGGAGCACTGTATCTTTAATTGTTGGCGCGATTGTCTTTGTCATGGTTTCGGTGCTGATGAATCGCTTTTTTGGCCCTTGGCTGGTTCAGCAGCTTGGCAGGTTGAAAAATGCTAAGGGGATACCCATTATCCTTTTGCTGGTGGCAATGGGATTAATTGCTAGGTTAATTGGCTTAGAGGGCATTCTGGGAGCATTTGCTGCGGGCTTGATTCTAGGGGGGACAAACCTGCGAGAAAAATTAATCGAACCCGCCCAAGGGATTGTTTATATTTTCGCCACCATTTTCTTTGTTTCCATTGGCGCAAAAACCGATTTAAGCGTTCTCAATCCTGCAATTCCTGAAAACCGCGAAGGCTTGATTGTCGCTGTCTTCTTGATTTTGGTTGCTATTCTTGGGAAAATCATTGCGGGTTATGCAGCCATTGGGAAAGAAGGGCTCAATCGCTTAGCTGTTGGCACAGGGATGATTCCCCGAGGAGAAGTGGGGTTAGTCTTTGCCGGATTGGGATCGGCAACAGGAGCGCTGCCCCCTTCCATTGATGTCGCGATCGTGTTGATGGTCATTGCAACAACTTTTCTCGGTCCACCCTTACTGCGGTTGGTTTTTCAATCAGTCACGGTTGAGCCAGTTGCAGAAACGACTGAAAATCTTCAAGAAATCGAGTAATTTCTCTTCAGCACCCCCTAAATATTCATTGGAGAATCAACATTGATCGGTTTTTGATCAATTTGGAAACGAATCCCATATTCTTGAAGACGTTTAGTAATATTGCGTCGGGCAGCCTCTAAAAGTTGCGTCCGAATTTCAAGGGCGATTGAACCTGCCCCAAGAATAAAGAAAGTGACCCGGGCTTGAGCCGGTTCCAATTGACCATTATTTTTATTATTTCGACTTCTAAAATTTTTATTGTCGTTGCTGGGAGTGCGGAAGCTAACTTCAGTTAAGCGATGGTCGATGCCATAAATATCTTTGGTACTATCCAGAATAATTTGACGGACCAAGGCTTTTTCTTGTTCAGGAATGGCGCGTTCAAAAAAGATATTGAGCAGCGTAATAATTTTCTGCGCCCCCGATAAATTTTCAATGGACATTTGCGTCAGCATACTATTGGGAACTACGACTAAGGTTCCTTTTCCAGACAAACGAATTTTGCTTGATCGCCAACCAATCGCTTCGACTCTGCCGAAGGTACCATCTGCCAGGTGAATATAATCATCGACCACAAAGGGACGATCCAAATACAGCAAGATCGTCCACAACACCTGTTCGAGCACTTTTTGAGAAGCAAAGGCAATGGCAATTCCACCAACACCGATACTTGCCACTAAGCCGGTAATGCTGAGACGATGCGACTCGGCAAAAATAAAGATGACAATCAGAACAATGAGTGAATTGGCAACAAATTTAATAAAGGCTAACACTTCGCTGTTGACATTCTTGCGGCTTCTTAGGGCTAAATCGAGGAGATAACTGCT from Cyanobacteria bacterium GSL.Bin1 encodes the following:
- a CDS encoding cation:proton antiporter; the encoded protein is MFSRSCQLNFVQSASGSDLETVTRVFEDSIPTIIEAYAQVGVGLLLFTIGLESDLDELLKVGVQASAVAVVGVALPFLLGYLGLTFLFGVPALPALFAGAALTATSIGITAKVLSDLGVLQSPEGQTILGASILDDILGVVILAVVVSIVEKGQVELGSTVSLIVGAIVFVMVSVLMNRFFGPWLVQQLGRLKNAKGIPIILLLVAMGLIARLIGLEGILGAFAAGLILGGTNLREKLIEPAQGIVYIFATIFFVSIGAKTDLSVLNPAIPENREGLIVAVFLILVAILGKIIAGYAAIGKEGLNRLAVGTGMIPRGEVGLVFAGLGSATGALPPSIDVAIVLMVIATTFLGPPLLRLVFQSVTVEPVAETTENLQEIE